TTATGCTAACTGTATTATATCTTTCTTGTAACATTTAATATACAATAGTGAGTATCAGCAGATAATGGATCAAGTTCTTCAAAGGCATAAGCAAGTCCCAAATTCTAACGGTTACAGAATATAGCAAACACCATGAGAGAAGTTAGTTTGCATTTGAACAAGTTCTAAGAATATGCATAGCCAAAATACAGTTTAAGCTTGTCATTTTACAAATTAAGTATATTAGTATATACAGAGCTAGCGTAGGAGCAGACTGAGCATCAGCACTTATAATTACATAGGGAAAAATTGTACATACATTCTGTGATGCAAGGCATGTAGAATGTTAGTAGCTTCACAAAATGTTTAGGATATGAAGCATCTGTTTTGCTAAAATTGCTAAACAAAATTTCTCTGGAAATACTATAAATGTGTTTGGGCAGGGTCATGGATAACACAAGGCAGATGTAAAAGAGGAGTCATTGAGGCAACACGGGTAcaggagcagaaggaggaaaCCAAATCTGGTATGAAAAGATGCTAGTCATGAAAGCTGAATTTGTATTAGATAGGAAGCAGGAAGCAGATTTAGATATAAGATGTGGGTTATTACAAGTGATCCCATGATAGAGAGGATTGCTCTATAAAATGTAAGTCTTTTTTCAGATCTGGTACAGACAGAAAGgatatgttgtggtttaacctggcaggcagctaaccaccacacagccgtttgctcactccccccgctccccagtgggatgggggagagaatcagaaaaagtaaaattcatgggttgagataaagacagtttaataggacagaaaaggaagaggaaataataataataatgataaaagaatatacaaaacaagtgatgcacaatgcaactgctcatcacccgctgactgatgccagccagttcccgagcagcggttcTCtaccccccagccaactccccccagtttctatactgcccatgacgtcacatggtatggaatagccctttggcctgtttggatcaactgtcctggctgtgcctcctcccagcgtcttgtgcacctggcagagcatgggaagctgaaaagtccttgactagcgtaagcattacttagcaacaactaaaccatcagtgtgttatcaacattcttctcatactaaatccaaaacacagcaccatgccagctactaggaagaaaattaactctatcccagctgaaaccaggacaggagagaATACAGAGAATTTAAAGCCACCACCTCAGGAGTGGTGGACTGCAGAAGATTGGCTCACCAGGCTCCAAAATGTGACTTTCTATTCAGAACTTCCAAACAGTGTCACAATATATCCTGAACCGCTGCTCCAACAGCTGGGATACACTAGTTCCAGCAAAGAAATACCCACTTGTTAATGGACTAAAATCatgctttgtatttgtttatttgttgcTTGTTATTTCAAATTACCTTGACTTTAAATCTCACTGGATAAATCTCTTCAGAGTTTTATCATTCAGCTTCTCTCTAGTGTTAGCAAAGCATATCCTAGTGGAACCGATGAACTTAAGGTGCAGTCCTACTTCTGTAGTCTACGCAAATgcaaatattgttttaaaagatcTGTCTGGGGGCTCAGAGTGTGTCCTTCAACTGTGCAATAATCCAACTGACTCAGAAGAAATGCAACAATTCTGGATATATCTGTTCTAGTCATATACAACTCAATGTCAAAACTCAGAGAGAAACCAGCCTTGTTAACCACAAGTTTATCTTATTAAAACCAACAGAATTTGGGTTCAAGCCGGGACACAAAACTGAAAACTCCTTGGTAGAGAGAgattctctcttcttttcaatAGGTCAAGAATAGACTTCTCCTCTCATCTTGGACTACTTTGCTGTAACCAGGTTAGGTAAATCTAAAATACTGCTAATACATTCAAGAAAAGTAGCAAGGAGCCAAGGATATGGGTTAAAAAGGCTCTACAAGTGGATCCACCATCACCAGTTCCCTTACAGTCCCAAAGGGCTCTATCCAACAGCTGTATGCGGTTACTATCTGGTCAACTGATATCAACATAGGTGCCAACAACATGCATAGGATACACAGCTCTACTTATCTTTCACCACATATTGCCGAACCACTACCAAAATAGTCAAATTTTTTGACATCAGACTGACAAAACTGACCAACTCTGAACCAAGTAAGGTAGAGGTGAGACTACTGAGCAGACAAACATTCTGAAGATGTTACAGgcaaattattatttcctttaataaaagGTCAATACCTACAATTAGTTGGTTCCTTCTGTAGATTAAGAATATTCTCAGGttctccaggagcagcagccacaATCAATGCTTTATTTCCACTTGCGTATGAGACTATTATTTCTGCTTACCTCATTCACTATTAAAGATGAACCCCAACAAGACATTAACTATCAACATGAAGCCTGCAACTGCTAGGGACCTTCATCTAGTACAGAAGGCTTCAGTATGCCTCCTTGAACAGCTACTCtgttctctacaactacttaTCTTAAATTTTCAAGTTAAATTCAAGGTACCATCCATATCTTGGGTACAGGATATCCAAGAAACTTCCTCAAGGCCTATAGCAAAACCTATTGTTAACAAGTAAGTTCTTTGGGCACACAGGAACCTGCTTGTGATGGGGACAGAACATATCTAAACCAATGACAGAATTTTCTTGAGCCAAACATTTGAACCACTAGGATCTAAACCAGGAACTGTCATATGAAACCTCACTACCATCTGCTCTGAGTGCACCAAACAAATCTACAGAAACACGGTATACTGGTTAAAAAACCCTACCAAGACAAGATGCTCTCTTACACACATAATGACAGGGAAAACCACACGCACATGTTTTACAAGTTACCAGTTCTGACACTGGTCTTATGTGGCCTACTACAGAATTATTATTTGCTTCGGTTTCTCATCTGCCAACAGCACACTTGCAAATCACAGCTTTTTCACTTGCATTGCCCTGCTTGGAGTACTGCTGATTCCCAGCGTATATCAGATGTCATGCTTTCTTCTGTGGACTTCCAATTCATCTTTTTAAAGCTTCAATTATCAACTTCCCTCATGGGCAGAGGAATTTTCCCTTTCTACTTCACACATATTTGTAGATCAAAGACTTTGCTCATATACAGTAACTCCTAGTTGCTAATAAGGCATAATAATTGACTTTCAGAGCTACTTAGCAACTGCAGCTTCTGGTGCTGAACTTATGCTCAGTGCCTCTGAAAACTGCAACTAGTAACAGAGGTATTTAGagggatttttaaaagtgcGGATTTACATCTTCTACCAGGAATCTAGCTAGCTCAATTATTTTAGTGAGTAAAATTATAGATTAACTCCAGTATCATTAGGTATACATTTAATCCAGTCCTACGAAAATCAGACATGAAGAAAATGGATCTGGTCCTGAAATTTTTAATCATTAATTTTACTAAAACAGCTTCTGTAAGATTTCAAGTCAGATctgtttttaacattaaaataaactcaATTGTAGTTAACTTGATTTGGATTACTATCAGGATTTTTACTTCAGTGACAAATAGGCTGTGATACAGATGTCCAGCTACTTTTAATTCAAGTGAGCAAAAATTTGTAAACATTTCACATCCATTTTGCTTAGTCCATCATTTGCTGCTACGgtttcaaaaatcaaaatatgacATTAGACAAGAAGAATAATTAAACAGACTTACCTATTACTGTGATGTTTAGAATATTGCTAGCTTTCATACCACTGGAGTGATTATTCCTAGCATCACATTTGTATCCTCTTTTGTCATTTTGTCTAACATTTTCATCCAAGAACATAGCATATGTGTCattaattactattttcttaACTTCATTTCCTTTGTAGAATGTGAATGTTATCGGCGGGGTTCCCATCACTGAACGACAGATTAACCATAGAGGCTTCCCTAACACCACCTCCGGTAAACCACTGACAACGGAAAGAGTTGGCTTGGAGACTGGGGCTAAAaggggaataaaagaaaaaattcttgcAAATTACACTGCATAAGGCCAAAAGatacaatattattttatagaaaacatataaatatacaaTATTTAGCTAGTTTGCACACACAGCCTATATTGGGAAGCTCTTCCTTGTTGATAGAATGGAAGCAGGGAGTGACTTCAACGAAACAAAAACATAGATAATAGAACATATGTGACTTGGAATAAAATAGCATACAAGGAGaatgtaaaggaaaacaaaaaaaggatcAGTGACACAGCTGTGGTTCATCCAAACTCCAGAACTAGCTCTGACCCAAGGAGTAAGTCTGTAGAGCAAAAATATATGCAAGTACCATTGCATGTATTACCTGAGAGGGGTTCTGCAGCACCTAATCAGGGatctctgtttctgcagcacagtGAGCCACAACCCAGTTAATCCCTCTTTACAGACTTGAGAACTGACTGTGCTTGTTCCATGACAGGGAGGAAACTAGGGTGTTTATAATTAGTGTGCTGGTGAGGGGGTTGTATTGATAGCAAAAAAATTGGCTTTTCTGGAGTAGAGCTATCCAGATGACCTCTGGCTCTCATGGCTTTCTGCCTGGAGGGTCAGGGGAAGGGATTCAAAGCAGACAGTGACAGAGTTTCAGATCAAACTGATGAGTGAAAGGTTCGCAGAACattcccagctcctgcaaatGGTAATGAATGAGAGTTTATTTGGCACCTAGCAGAATCAAGGGAACAGAAGGAAGACATGCTAGCTCCCTTCTCCTAGGGCCAGCCCTGGAAAAGTCAGACTTGATTACATCATGGTAGGCCAAATCCTCTACAGCTAAAGATGACAAGcacatttcacagaaattaatatGGCAAGAACTAATAGACACCCTGCTAGTTCATGGACTAGAGACTGATTCTGTAAAGAGATGTGTTTATTCATGAGCTTACAGTTTTGATTGCCCACCCCCACCATTGGGTTCTAGGCCTCTGTATCAACTCACCATAAACATTTATCCTTACAGGTTTGCTCTCCTTGACTATTCCTTTTACTTCAGCTGTACAGATATAGGATCCAGTATCATTCACATTAACTCTCTTTGTGAAGTTTCTAGAATTTTTCAACAAGATGACTCCATTTGAATTTTTCCGTAATATAGAGAAGTTAGCTTTCCGAAAACCATTAATGCTGCAATTCAgaattaattctttattttcatccaGGTTACTCATAGAAGCAGCCAATATTGGCTTGGGGAATAACTCTGCAAGATAAAAAGAGAACGAATTAATTCATATTGAGCCTAAAAGAATATGACCATCTATCTCAAAGTATACAGAATGAAGGACATACTGAAAGTTTacaatcagggaaaaaaacaatcgTGTTATTtcaatataataatattttcagggaaaacagaaacttAGCAATCACTTGAAACCAATTCTCATACGGGTTATTTGAAAGCACTGTTTTAGTTGGAAAGTATTGGCAGGCAAAATTCAGAAACctaaatctaaatctaaatAGCCTTTAACTTAGGGAAAATTTACACTTGGATCTGGAGTTTACACTTGGATCTTGAGTTCTgccaaatttaaatttaaatattaatccATTGAGTAAAATCTAAGGTGAACAGAGGTGTTACCTGACACAACAACATTCATTTTGGTGGTTTTAGATGCTCTCCCTTGCTCCACCTTACACAGGTATTCACCACTGTCCGCTAGAGTAGCTACTGCAGAGTACTTCAAAAGTTTCTCATCTCGTACACTCTTcagtattgttttgtttttctggagtATGATTTCAATGTCACGCATTCGGGCTACCACAGTTGAGCATTCAAACTGTATTCTGTCTCCTTCTGTAACATTACTTGAGGGCTTGGCATTCAGAGTAGGCTTTATAAATGGTTCTGCAAGAGAATACATATAAACTCATGACCCAACTTTTTAATATAGCAagcaaagaaatgtaaaaagaacAGCTAAGCAACTTACCCCTGACGGTAACAAGTGTTTTGTTGCTGGGTTCTGAACtttcaaattcaaattttacatttctcttaCCAAAGCAATCAAATTGTAAAATATTATCTCCCTCTTCAACAGAAAATTCCACTACAGAAGAATTTCTGTGTGGTTCAAATACATGTTTTTGCTTAGGCGTTGAATTCATCTTTATCTTCcggaaaaagaaatgtaaaggaGGTACTTCTTCTGGCATTTCACAACGTAATTTCACAACCTCACCCtctaaaacttcttttttctcagcAGTCAGGATTGGCTTGGTCATTCCTTAgaacagaagacaagaaaagaaacagaacattgTGTAATCCTAAAATAAACACTATCTTTGATAACTATGGTAGTGACTTATGCTAATGAACAGATGCAAATAATTTGCAAGAACTGAGCTTTTGAAGACAGTTCCTTTGATGTGTGGATGCATGCCAAGGCACcttcagaagaacaaaatatcCCTCGAGAGGGTAATACAATCTTGATGCAATGTGTGAAGTATGAAACTTGCTGTTCTGAAGGTAAGACCACTTCCTCCTCAGTGTTTCCTATAGCCACTCAGAAACGAGCAAGCGAAGAAACTAAATGCCATCCCAACTTCTGTACCTAGAGGTGCAGgcctctgaagaaaaaattacaggCCCTGCAGAACCCTGTAACTATTTAATGCTGAACGAGTTCTttccaaggggaaaaatgtCACTTGCACTCAAGAACACATGGCTAGAAAGAGTATAGATGGAGGTAGCCCCTGTTCTCGTAAGAGATGAAAGAACAAGGCTGATACAATATTGTCTACAAAAGTAGTCCACAGTTGATACTAGCTTTGGCTGTCACAAGGTGAGAATCTCTATACattatttccagcttttccagTAATCTACCCACCCCCCATCATGTTTATGATCTACAGACACAAGCTTTCACAAATAATACTTTCTCTGGTCTAGGGAACAGAGGCTCAGGACAGAGGGGATGGTGGCACAGGAGGCACAGATTGTATTCCTGACTATCACCTATCTCCTCTGTAGCCTTGGATCATGATTTAATTTCTGTGCCTTAACATTAGGATTTAGTACTAAACTCTTGCAAAGTACTGTGACGTCTATGGCTAAAAAACACTTTGCAAGATATCCTATTTAGCACTGACTATTATTACTACCCCTGGAAAGCTGTTCTCTTTTTGTATCTTAGAAAACTGTCGTGTTTGAAGGAGTACGCACCTGTTACCCAAACATGTACGGAGTTACTCGATTTTGTCTTTCCGCCTGCTTCCACAGTACATTCATAGTCTCCTGTATCTGAAGATCTAGCCACAGATATTTCATATTGTGCATCTTCTTTGTCTGACACAGTCATGAACACAAGCTTGCCATCcttaaaaattgtaaaattatGCTTCAGCTGGAAATCGGTACTTTTGCTAATATCAGCACGGCAGACAATTGACATAGGAGCTCCATTCTTTACTTTGACAGATGGCTGAACCTTGATTTCAACTGTGTTGAAAGTAAaaacttgaggggaaaaaataaaaaaaaaaaagagttctatttattttcagttagtCCAATATAAAGCTGTTATCTCAAGCTGCTACATTTTATTCACAAAAATTGATTCATTGTACCCTAATAGCAGGTGTTATAATTCTTCTGGTCAGATCTCACAGATGTTGACAATGGTAGCAACTTTACCTTCCACAGATATACTAGTGGCAACTACTGAGTGTCACAGCACACACTGTCCATCTGCTCAGTCTTTGCCTTGGGGGACTGAGAAAATCATTGCTTTGGCCATGCTCATGGCCAAATCTACTAAATTCCCCAGAAGACACAGAGGACACTGGAATAGGTTTGCAGCTACTTCTtgattttccttatttctcatGGTTTGTTGTCTTCAACTCTAACTGGCAGGAGATCTGAGGTGaacaaaattttgtatttatactTGTctgaataaactgaaaaatgacaGTGAAACCCTGCTTAGAGTTGTATTAAACCCCAAGCCAATTCATCCCCAATTAGCAGAAATCCCTGGAGTTATCCCAGTATTTCTTATCTGAAAGTAAGGTTAGGGTTATGTCATTCAGCAAATTACACTTTAAACATGTAACTCACAAACTTGGGATAATCTTAATTCTCTAGTTTAGGATAATTAGAGTGTAACA
This window of the Pelecanus crispus isolate bPelCri1 chromosome 12, bPelCri1.pri, whole genome shotgun sequence genome carries:
- the PECAM1 gene encoding platelet endothelial cell adhesion molecule codes for the protein MYLALLVIFLQCSELYAQGRVFTFNTVEIKVQPSVKVKNGAPMSIVCRADISKSTDFQLKHNFTIFKDGKLVFMTVSDKEDAQYEISVARSSDTGDYECTVEAGGKTKSSNSVHVWVTGMTKPILTAEKKEVLEGEVVKLRCEMPEEVPPLHFFFRKIKMNSTPKQKHVFEPHRNSSVVEFSVEEGDNILQFDCFGKRNVKFEFESSEPSNKTLVTVREPFIKPTLNAKPSSNVTEGDRIQFECSTVVARMRDIEIILQKNKTILKSVRDEKLLKYSAVATLADSGEYLCKVEQGRASKTTKMNVVVSELFPKPILAASMSNLDENKELILNCSINGFRKANFSILRKNSNGVILLKNSRNFTKRVNVNDTGSYICTAEVKGIVKESKPVRINVYAPVSKPTLSVVSGLPEVVLGKPLWLICRSVMGTPPITFTFYKGNEVKKIVINDTYAMFLDENVRQNDKRGYKCDARNNHSSGMKASNILNITVIVPIKNASLGSVPYGEVEDGSETAFLCSVKEGSWPIHFRIFRKTDREVLLFEKSENANKVLWRKEAMNRQDTGTYYCMASNRANVDVKSHPITISVVLAAWQKGVIATFVLIPIAGAVTLASWCFLCKKKKAKGPSMEMSGSALPTNLTSEKLTRQHNDGDYYSGSGYIEDSENHMKSTDESKGPDLESAEVEYTEVEVSTLDPHRAPVQKGTETVYSEIRKANNDSVENRHSRIQGHPDAT